The Nostoc sp. 'Lobaria pulmonaria (5183) cyanobiont' genome window below encodes:
- a CDS encoding PfaB family protein — protein MEKIAIIGLSCLFPDAKNPEEFWQNIIAQKDSTSSATVEEIAVDPTIFHNPVKGTPDKTYSLKGGYIRNFQFNPSEYNLPSEFVAGLDNTFKWSLYAAKQAIVQSGYWDNQNVLAKCGVILGNLSFPTKLSNQLFSPIYQQAITPAVRELLQYEDFDLAVPGVTKASLYNAMISGLPASIIAQAFSLSQINLCLDAACSSSFYAIKLASHYLWSHKADVMLAGAISCADSLFVRMLFSGVQGYAENGISRPLDKSSRGLIPADGVGMVMLKRYSDAVRDGDNILATICGNGLSNDGKGKHLLSPNPKGQVLAFERAYNEANFSPKTIDYLECHATGTLLGDTTEFNSIETFFGQNQAVPLVGSAKANTGHLLTAAGMVGLTKVILSMSHGVIPPTINVSDPLTSEKSTISADKIVRTATAWPNNNAPIKRAAISAFGFGGTNSHLILEQGTTTQPVELTAPLPPVKVAIVGMDAFFGNCNGLDAFERSIYDGTQHFTSLPPQRWHGIENQENVLKEYGLTDGKSPVGAYIKDFEIDTLSCKIPPNEIEKLNPQQLLLLKVSDRAVKDAKLQEGGNVAVIVAAETEFSVHQLQQRWNLSWQVKDGLLAQDISLPAEHLSQLETIVKDSIHQPVEIGEYVSHIANIMASRISALWNFTGPAFTISAGENSALKALEVAQMLLATGEVDAVVVGAVDLAGGVENVLFRNQFAAINTGVNTLSFDQQANGWMVGEGAGAVVLKRYEAAKEDNERIYAVIDAMSFAQGNSTVSNALVKPDASAISNVCKQAFQIADIQPTDINYVEVFGSGIPQEDEAEITGLLQAYPKVGNGLHCALGSVKANIGHTYTASGIASLIKTALCLYYRYIPATPKWSGVKTPQVWSGSPFYVAMESRPWFVDKGGTRRIAAINSMGIDGSYAHLILSEEPSQEERDNRYLQQMPFHLFPIAVSDRSTIPDLLNNLQNTIEASSSLSATASETFATFQQHSNPKYVLSIAGRNTKDLLKEIESARKGINNAFEKGTDWQTPLGSYFTAKPLGKTGAVAYVYPAAVNSYIGIGRSVFRLFPKVFEDLKSNNLYNRAADVEKLVYPRSLAKLTTRQLETLEKQLLDDSLAMFESEIAFARYMTAIFRDDFQVKPQCVFGYSLGETSMMVAQGVWSNFEGGSNTLNSSPLFGDKLSGPKNAVREYWGLTDSPNNNFWNTYVLMATPSQIRECLKHENRVYLTQINTPEEVLIAGDDAACKRVIQTLGCNAFPAPFDHVIHCEAMRSQFEEIKKVNTLPSQTLPGIVFYSAADYQPVALESDAIAHNIAKGLCQELDFPQLVNRVYGDGVRIFLEAGAGSVCSRWINKILGDKEHITVSLNRRGMDDHASMVKALAKLLSHQVNVDLSPLYSKAQETVNSKKATLRTVTLGGKAIAATILSDENRKLVEDFAADLRSDRFKKQHLNIPDVQQSEITDSLNTSNQITQEENYSSNILPQPEEVKPKNIIDNVFETKEQLQSSESSAIRQQVLLSSPPVITQKISSIISMFDLNKTQYQKLNANNSKITKAHTAFLQARQDYSQQMSEIIQLQLACAQNLLNEES, from the coding sequence GTGGAAAAAATAGCGATCATCGGATTATCATGCCTATTCCCCGATGCTAAAAATCCTGAAGAATTCTGGCAAAATATTATTGCTCAAAAAGATTCGACATCCTCTGCAACAGTCGAAGAAATCGCAGTAGATCCGACAATCTTTCACAATCCAGTTAAAGGTACACCAGACAAAACTTATTCCCTCAAAGGCGGATACATCCGCAACTTCCAGTTTAATCCTTCTGAATACAATCTACCATCAGAATTTGTTGCTGGTTTAGATAACACCTTCAAATGGTCATTGTATGCCGCCAAACAAGCAATTGTACAAAGTGGTTATTGGGATAATCAAAATGTCCTGGCAAAATGCGGCGTAATTTTAGGTAATTTGTCATTCCCGACAAAATTATCTAATCAACTATTCTCTCCAATTTACCAGCAAGCTATTACTCCTGCTGTCAGAGAACTTTTGCAGTATGAAGACTTTGATTTAGCTGTCCCAGGTGTAACTAAAGCCTCTTTATACAATGCGATGATATCTGGTTTACCAGCATCTATCATTGCTCAAGCCTTCTCATTGTCCCAGATTAATTTATGTCTAGATGCTGCTTGTTCGTCATCATTTTATGCGATTAAACTAGCATCTCATTACTTATGGTCACACAAAGCTGATGTGATGTTAGCTGGAGCCATCAGTTGTGCAGATTCGCTATTCGTGCGGATGTTATTTTCCGGGGTTCAAGGGTATGCAGAAAACGGCATCAGTCGCCCCTTAGATAAATCTTCTAGAGGGTTAATTCCTGCCGATGGTGTTGGAATGGTGATGCTGAAGAGATATTCTGATGCCGTCAGAGATGGTGATAATATTCTCGCTACTATCTGCGGTAATGGACTCTCCAATGATGGCAAAGGTAAACACTTACTTAGCCCTAATCCTAAAGGACAAGTCTTAGCTTTTGAACGAGCCTATAATGAGGCAAACTTTAGTCCCAAAACCATCGATTATCTAGAGTGTCATGCCACTGGCACATTACTAGGAGATACAACCGAATTCAACTCTATAGAAACATTCTTTGGTCAAAATCAAGCTGTGCCTTTGGTAGGTTCTGCTAAGGCGAATACAGGTCACTTACTAACTGCTGCGGGTATGGTTGGCTTGACTAAGGTGATTTTGAGTATGTCTCATGGTGTAATTCCACCAACCATAAATGTTTCTGACCCTTTAACATCAGAAAAAAGTACAATTTCCGCCGATAAAATTGTTAGAACAGCTACAGCATGGCCTAATAATAACGCACCAATTAAACGGGCTGCTATTAGCGCTTTTGGTTTTGGCGGCACTAATTCTCATCTGATTTTAGAACAAGGAACTACTACACAACCAGTTGAATTAACAGCACCTCTTCCACCTGTGAAAGTCGCCATTGTCGGCATGGATGCCTTTTTTGGTAACTGTAATGGTTTAGATGCTTTTGAACGCAGTATTTACGATGGTACACAGCATTTTACTTCTCTACCGCCTCAAAGATGGCATGGGATAGAAAATCAAGAAAATGTCCTGAAAGAGTACGGTTTAACAGACGGGAAATCACCAGTTGGGGCATATATCAAAGATTTTGAAATCGATACTTTATCGTGCAAAATCCCACCAAATGAAATCGAAAAGTTAAACCCACAACAATTGTTACTCCTCAAGGTTAGCGATCGCGCCGTGAAAGATGCGAAACTACAGGAGGGTGGCAATGTAGCAGTTATTGTCGCTGCTGAGACAGAATTCTCTGTGCATCAGCTACAACAAAGATGGAATTTATCTTGGCAGGTTAAGGATGGCTTACTCGCCCAAGACATATCTTTACCTGCGGAACACCTTTCCCAACTGGAAACTATTGTTAAAGATAGCATTCACCAACCAGTAGAAATCGGCGAATATGTGAGTCACATCGCCAACATCATGGCGAGTCGGATTTCTGCTTTGTGGAATTTCACTGGCCCGGCATTCACCATCAGCGCTGGCGAAAATTCTGCCCTGAAAGCGTTGGAAGTGGCGCAAATGCTACTCGCTACGGGAGAAGTTGATGCAGTCGTTGTGGGTGCAGTGGATTTAGCTGGTGGTGTGGAAAATGTCTTGTTCCGCAACCAATTTGCAGCAATTAATACGGGTGTCAATACATTGAGTTTTGACCAACAAGCCAATGGCTGGATGGTTGGCGAAGGTGCGGGTGCTGTAGTCCTGAAGCGCTACGAAGCTGCTAAGGAAGACAATGAACGCATCTATGCAGTAATTGATGCCATGAGTTTCGCACAAGGTAATTCTACTGTGAGTAACGCTCTGGTAAAACCTGATGCCTCAGCTATCAGTAATGTCTGCAAACAAGCTTTCCAAATTGCAGATATTCAACCCACAGATATTAATTATGTGGAAGTGTTCGGTAGTGGCATTCCCCAGGAGGATGAAGCGGAAATCACAGGTTTACTGCAAGCTTATCCGAAAGTGGGCAATGGTCTGCACTGTGCATTGGGCAGCGTCAAAGCCAATATCGGCCACACCTATACAGCATCAGGAATTGCTAGCTTAATCAAAACTGCTCTCTGTCTTTATTACAGGTATATTCCTGCGACACCCAAATGGTCTGGTGTCAAAACACCGCAAGTATGGTCAGGTAGCCCTTTCTATGTGGCAATGGAATCAAGACCTTGGTTTGTCGATAAAGGCGGTACACGCAGAATAGCAGCAATTAATAGCATGGGTATAGATGGGAGTTACGCCCATTTAATCTTATCGGAAGAACCCAGCCAAGAGGAGCGCGACAACAGATATTTGCAACAAATGCCTTTTCATTTGTTTCCAATCGCAGTTAGCGATCGCTCCACTATCCCCGATCTTCTCAACAATCTCCAAAATACCATAGAAGCTAGTTCTTCTTTATCAGCTACCGCCAGCGAGACATTCGCTACTTTTCAACAGCATTCTAATCCAAAATACGTCTTATCAATCGCAGGACGTAACACAAAAGATTTACTCAAAGAAATTGAATCTGCCCGCAAAGGTATAAATAATGCTTTTGAGAAAGGGACAGATTGGCAAACACCACTAGGTAGTTATTTCACAGCGAAACCATTGGGTAAAACCGGAGCAGTTGCTTACGTTTACCCCGCAGCAGTCAATTCTTATATTGGCATTGGTCGCAGTGTATTCCGTTTATTCCCGAAAGTATTCGAGGACTTAAAAAGCAACAACCTCTACAACCGGGCTGCCGATGTTGAAAAGTTGGTTTATCCCAGAAGTTTAGCTAAATTGACAACTAGGCAACTAGAAACTCTTGAAAAGCAATTGTTAGATGATTCACTGGCAATGTTTGAAAGTGAAATCGCCTTTGCTAGATACATGACGGCAATTTTTCGAGATGATTTTCAAGTCAAGCCGCAATGCGTTTTTGGGTATAGCTTGGGTGAAACTAGCATGATGGTTGCCCAGGGAGTTTGGAGTAATTTTGAGGGTGGAAGTAACACCTTAAACTCATCACCTCTATTTGGTGATAAGTTATCTGGTCCGAAAAATGCTGTGCGTGAATATTGGGGATTAACAGATTCACCAAACAACAATTTTTGGAATACCTATGTTCTCATGGCTACTCCATCCCAAATTAGAGAATGCCTCAAGCATGAGAATCGCGTCTACTTAACTCAAATCAACACACCGGAAGAAGTATTAATTGCTGGTGATGATGCAGCCTGTAAGCGAGTGATTCAAACTTTAGGTTGCAACGCTTTCCCCGCCCCCTTCGACCATGTGATACATTGTGAAGCGATGCGATCGCAATTCGAGGAAATCAAGAAGGTAAACACGTTACCATCGCAAACTCTTCCCGGTATTGTATTTTATTCTGCCGCAGATTATCAACCAGTTGCACTTGAAAGTGATGCCATTGCTCACAACATTGCCAAAGGATTGTGCCAAGAACTAGATTTTCCGCAATTAGTTAACCGTGTCTACGGTGATGGAGTCCGAATATTTTTAGAAGCAGGTGCAGGTAGTGTCTGTTCACGATGGATTAATAAAATCCTCGGCGACAAAGAACATATCACAGTCTCTCTAAATCGTAGAGGGATGGATGACCATGCTTCAATGGTTAAAGCATTAGCAAAACTACTCAGTCATCAGGTGAATGTGGATTTATCACCGTTGTACAGCAAAGCCCAAGAAACTGTTAATTCAAAGAAAGCAACATTAAGAACAGTTACCTTGGGTGGAAAAGCGATCGCTGCTACAATTTTGAGCGACGAAAATCGTAAACTTGTGGAAGATTTCGCTGCGGATCTTAGGAGCGATCGCTTCAAAAAACAGCATTTAAATATACCTGATGTCCAACAATCTGAAATCACAGATTCTCTTAATACTTCCAACCAAATCACCCAAGAAGAAAATTACTCCTCTAACATATTGCCTCAGCCAGAAGAAGTAAAACCGAAAAATATCATTGATAACGTTTTTGAAACGAAAGAACAATTACAATCTTCTGAGTCAAGCGCAATTAGACAGCAAGTTCTTCTTTCTTCGCCACCTGTCATCACTCAAAAAATTAGTAGCATCATCAGCATGTTCGATTTAAATAAGACACAGTATCAAAAACTTAATGCTAATAATTCAAAGATAACTAAAGCGCACACTGCCTTCTTACAAGCTAGACAAGATTACAGTCAACAAATGAGCGAAATCATTCAATTACAACTAGCTTGCGCCCAAAACTTGCTTAACGAAGAATCTTAA
- a CDS encoding SDR family NAD(P)-dependent oxidoreductase, with protein MNTTHQGRSKKTALITGAAGGIGYELACLFAAHDYNLVLVDRNGLKLVEIAAKFQEKFGNFVKTIVKDLSISTAPEEIFTELQKADINVDVLVNNAGFGIYGLFHETDLATELEMLQVNLVCLTHLTKLFVKGMVKQGNGKILNVASAAAFQPGPLMAVYFATKAYILSFSEAIANELEGTGVTVTVLCPGSTASGFHERTGMADSKLLKGKRMMDAQTVAEIGFHALMKGKTIAIPGFMNKLLAKSVRFVPRKLVTKIVRNMQEDK; from the coding sequence ATGAACACAACACATCAAGGTCGGAGTAAAAAAACTGCTCTTATTACAGGGGCAGCTGGTGGAATTGGATACGAATTAGCATGTCTTTTTGCTGCTCATGATTACAATCTGGTCTTAGTAGACAGAAATGGGTTAAAGCTTGTAGAAATTGCAGCTAAATTCCAAGAAAAATTTGGAAATTTTGTCAAAACTATTGTTAAGGATCTATCAATATCAACAGCTCCTGAAGAAATTTTCACAGAGTTGCAAAAAGCCGATATTAATGTTGACGTGCTGGTAAATAATGCTGGATTTGGTATCTATGGATTATTTCACGAAACAGACCTAGCTACTGAATTGGAAATGCTACAGGTAAATTTGGTGTGTCTCACCCATTTAACCAAGCTATTCGTAAAGGGCATGGTAAAGCAAGGTAATGGCAAAATATTAAACGTCGCTTCGGCTGCTGCCTTTCAACCTGGGCCTTTGATGGCGGTTTATTTTGCGACTAAAGCCTATATCTTATCTTTTTCAGAAGCGATCGCTAATGAATTAGAAGGTACAGGTGTCACTGTGACAGTTCTTTGCCCAGGCTCAACTGCATCTGGCTTTCATGAAAGAACGGGAATGGCTGACTCTAAGTTGCTCAAGGGTAAGAGGATGATGGATGCACAAACAGTAGCCGAAATTGGTTTTCACGCCTTAATGAAGGGCAAAACCATTGCGATTCCTGGCTTTATGAATAAATTACTTGCAAAAAGTGTCAGATTTGTACCCAGAAAGCTGGTAACAAAAATTGTACGAAATATGCAGGAAGATAAGTAA
- a CDS encoding SDR family NAD(P)-dependent oxidoreductase, which yields MIQTSPSSVFVVSGGAKGITAECTIRLAQQQPCKFILLGRSELLETEPDFAQNSDESALKKCIMENLLSQGEKPTPMNVQKIYNKITSSREIKKTLAAIEKTGAKAEYISVDVTDTQALQEKLAAAVQHLGPITGIIHGAGNLADKLIEKKTEDDFEKVYTAKVQGLENLLACVNPNQLQHLVLFSSVTGFYGNPGQSDYAIANEILNKSAHIFKQSYPSCHVVAINWGAWDSGMVTAELKKIFQERKIEIIPIAVGAQMLVKEMDNTNHATAQVVIGSPLVPMAAELDSELRTYQIRRQMTLEANPFLHDHTIAGSPVLPATCAMTWIINACEQLYPGYRLFYYQDFKVLKGITFNETLAKEHILEIEEISKVNLERIELKAKISSKNPEGKTHFHFSAQLNLQREIPDAPIYESLNLEQDNIITTTGKDFYQNGGATLFHGPGFQEVKRVLNISPEKITTECLWPELSAQQQGQFPVQWVNPYTTDLSMHALWIWTQHFHEEGCLPGKVEKFEQFKMIPHNETFYVSCEVIAKTPSSAIANFIIHDRQGKIYSRMLGAHAIIWSMKLLRS from the coding sequence ATGATACAAACATCTCCATCATCTGTCTTTGTCGTGAGCGGCGGTGCAAAAGGGATTACGGCTGAGTGTACTATCAGATTAGCACAGCAGCAACCCTGCAAATTCATCCTCCTCGGTCGCTCTGAACTATTAGAAACCGAGCCAGATTTTGCTCAAAACTCTGATGAATCCGCATTGAAAAAATGCATCATGGAAAATCTTCTTTCTCAAGGAGAGAAGCCCACACCCATGAATGTGCAAAAAATATATAACAAAATTACCTCCAGCCGCGAAATTAAAAAGACTCTAGCCGCAATTGAAAAAACCGGAGCTAAAGCAGAATATATCAGCGTCGATGTTACAGATACGCAGGCTTTACAAGAAAAACTTGCGGCTGCTGTACAACATCTCGGCCCAATTACCGGAATCATCCACGGCGCTGGAAATTTAGCCGATAAGTTAATTGAAAAGAAAACAGAAGATGATTTTGAAAAAGTTTACACTGCCAAAGTTCAGGGATTAGAAAACCTCCTGGCTTGTGTTAACCCTAATCAACTTCAGCATTTAGTTTTGTTTTCTTCAGTAACAGGCTTTTACGGAAATCCTGGACAATCTGATTATGCGATCGCTAATGAAATTCTGAACAAATCAGCCCATATATTTAAGCAAAGCTATCCTTCATGTCATGTAGTCGCTATCAACTGGGGTGCTTGGGATAGTGGGATGGTGACAGCAGAATTAAAGAAGATTTTTCAAGAGCGAAAAATTGAAATAATTCCGATTGCAGTTGGGGCACAAATGCTCGTTAAAGAAATGGATAATACCAATCATGCAACTGCACAAGTTGTTATTGGTAGCCCACTCGTTCCAATGGCGGCGGAGTTAGATTCAGAACTACGAACTTATCAAATTCGTCGCCAAATGACATTGGAGGCTAATCCATTTTTACACGATCATACTATTGCTGGTTCTCCGGTTTTACCCGCAACTTGTGCAATGACCTGGATTATCAATGCTTGTGAACAATTATATCCAGGTTATCGGTTGTTTTATTACCAAGATTTCAAAGTTTTAAAGGGAATTACTTTCAATGAGACATTAGCTAAGGAACATATTTTAGAAATAGAAGAAATTTCCAAAGTTAATCTTGAAAGAATCGAACTTAAAGCAAAAATATCGAGTAAAAATCCAGAAGGAAAAACCCATTTTCATTTTAGCGCTCAACTTAATCTTCAGCGTGAAATCCCAGATGCACCCATCTATGAATCTCTCAATCTCGAACAAGATAATATCATCACCACTACCGGAAAAGATTTTTACCAAAATGGTGGGGCTACATTATTTCACGGCCCCGGTTTTCAAGAAGTTAAAAGAGTTTTAAACATCAGTCCTGAAAAAATTACAACAGAATGTCTTTGGCCAGAACTCAGCGCCCAGCAACAAGGACAATTCCCTGTCCAATGGGTAAATCCTTATACAACTGACTTGAGTATGCACGCCTTATGGATTTGGACACAACACTTTCATGAAGAAGGTTGTTTACCTGGAAAAGTAGAAAAATTTGAACAGTTTAAAATGATCCCACATAACGAAACTTTTTACGTTTCTTGTGAAGTAATAGCTAAGACACCAAGTAGTGCGATCGCAAACTTTATCATACACGACCGCCAAGGAAAAATATACTCAAGAATGCTCGGCGCCCACGCCATCATTTGGTCAATGAAACTACTCCGAAGCTAA
- a CDS encoding PfaD family polyunsaturated fatty acid/polyketide biosynthesis protein yields MTTVDTVLSKHDNGLNFSAWSYNKNQVWKGSLETVSFEKQTIKDKLMVLNKPCYIVKVAGKIGVTNEGYLSPGDNGTTAQVELLTFAAPIHIQQFGDPNFISSHGVKYAYVTGAMAGGIASEEMVIALGKEQILSSFGAGGLTPERLEAAINRIQQALPQGPYAFNLIHSPNEPAIERRSVDLYLKYQVRTVEASAFLDLTPNIVYYRVAGLGLNNANQIEIKNKVIAKISRREVATKFLQPAPARILKELLEQGLITELQATLAAKVPMADDITVEADSGGHTDNRPLVCLLPSLIALRDEIQAQYHYQTPIRIGVAGGIGTPQSALAAFMMGAAYVMTGSINQSCVESGACEHTKKLLSQAEMADMIMAPAADMFEMGVKLQVLKRGTMFPMRAQKLFELYRAYDSIEEIPLAEREKLEKQVFRKTIAEVWEGTAAYLSQKNPEKLGKAVNNPKLKMALIFRWYLGLSSRWSSSGEKGREVDYQIWCGPAMGGFNDWVRGSYLSEPNNRGVVDVANQIMTGAAFLYRVQNLKIQGLQTSDYYSQYHPVRSTSLLEI; encoded by the coding sequence GTGACAACCGTAGATACGGTACTAAGTAAACACGATAATGGCCTTAATTTCTCTGCTTGGTCTTATAACAAAAACCAGGTTTGGAAAGGTTCTTTAGAAACAGTATCTTTTGAGAAACAAACCATCAAAGATAAATTGATGGTGTTAAATAAACCCTGCTACATCGTGAAAGTTGCCGGAAAAATCGGTGTCACTAATGAGGGGTATTTATCCCCTGGTGATAATGGCACAACAGCACAAGTAGAACTCTTAACATTTGCAGCCCCAATCCACATTCAACAATTTGGAGATCCCAATTTTATCTCCTCTCATGGAGTAAAATATGCTTATGTTACTGGCGCAATGGCTGGTGGAATTGCTTCCGAAGAAATGGTCATTGCACTAGGAAAAGAGCAAATTTTAAGTTCTTTTGGTGCAGGTGGTTTAACTCCAGAACGTTTGGAAGCAGCCATAAATCGCATTCAACAAGCTTTACCTCAAGGGCCTTATGCCTTTAATTTAATCCACAGTCCTAATGAACCTGCGATTGAACGCCGGTCTGTAGATTTATACCTCAAATATCAAGTGAGAACAGTAGAAGCATCTGCATTTCTCGACTTGACCCCCAACATTGTTTATTATCGTGTTGCTGGATTGGGGTTAAATAACGCCAATCAAATTGAAATCAAAAATAAAGTCATTGCCAAAATTTCTCGCCGAGAAGTTGCGACTAAATTTCTGCAACCAGCACCAGCCAGAATACTCAAAGAACTTCTTGAGCAAGGGTTAATTACCGAGTTACAAGCAACCCTTGCAGCCAAAGTTCCAATGGCTGATGATATTACCGTCGAGGCTGATTCTGGGGGTCATACAGATAACCGTCCCTTGGTTTGTTTGCTGCCTTCTCTTATTGCCTTGCGGGATGAAATTCAAGCGCAATATCATTACCAAACACCCATTAGAATCGGTGTAGCAGGGGGAATTGGTACACCTCAATCAGCATTAGCAGCTTTTATGATGGGTGCTGCTTATGTAATGACCGGTTCCATTAATCAATCATGCGTTGAATCTGGGGCTTGTGAACATACCAAAAAGTTATTATCCCAAGCAGAAATGGCTGATATGATTATGGCCCCAGCAGCAGATATGTTTGAAATGGGAGTCAAATTACAAGTTCTCAAACGGGGTACAATGTTCCCGATGCGAGCGCAGAAGTTATTTGAACTCTACCGCGCTTATGATTCCATTGAAGAGATTCCTTTGGCAGAAAGAGAGAAATTAGAAAAACAAGTTTTTCGCAAAACTATTGCTGAAGTATGGGAAGGAACTGCGGCTTATTTGTCCCAAAAGAATCCTGAGAAACTTGGGAAAGCAGTTAATAATCCTAAACTGAAAATGGCGTTGATTTTCCGATGGTATCTAGGATTATCTTCTCGTTGGTCTAGTTCTGGTGAAAAAGGTAGAGAAGTAGATTATCAAATTTGGTGTGGCCCGGCAATGGGCGGTTTCAATGACTGGGTACGCGGTTCCTACCTGTCTGAACCAAATAATCGTGGTGTAGTTGATGTTGCTAATCAAATTATGACTGGTGCAGCCTTTTTGTATCGTGTCCAAAATTTGAAAATTCAAGGACTGCAAACTTCCGATTATTACAGTCAGTATCACCCTGTTCGTTCTACATCATTGTTGGAGATTTAA
- a CDS encoding thioester reductase domain-containing protein — MTIKQSFTADDIQVFLVSNLAKLLEVPTDEIDVKEHLENYGLDSAQAMILVSNLEKLLGFQPSPLLLWHYPNIEALSQRLAEEVQEGSPVQDTRVTSSNANTAPSVLDLSAEAVLDPTIHPGAASNVLVGEPKNIFLTGGTGFLGAFIIRELLQKTNADIYCLVRAANAEEGKSKLQNNLQQYAIWQEEFNSRIIPIVGDLSQPLLGVGSEQFQILATNIDTIYHSGALLNYVFPYSALKAANVLGTQEVLRLACQIQVKPVHYVSSVAVFESTAYAGKVVKEQDEFNHWEGIYLGYSQTKWVAEKLVKIARDRGLPVTIHRPPLISGDSKTGICNTHDFINLMTKGCLQMGYFPDVDYMLDMSPVDYVSKAIVYLSQQKESIGKAFNLQHPQPAALKMLVEWIRSFGYSVEMIPYEKWQSELINNVTSVDNPLYTLRPFLLERWSDEQLTIPDLYLQARRPHISCQDTLHALAGSSIACPPIDSQLFMTYTAYLIQTGFLNIA, encoded by the coding sequence ATGACTATAAAACAGTCTTTCACAGCAGACGATATTCAAGTATTTTTGGTATCTAACCTAGCTAAGTTGCTAGAAGTACCAACTGATGAAATAGATGTCAAAGAACATTTAGAAAACTATGGGTTGGATTCAGCCCAAGCAATGATTCTAGTAAGTAACTTAGAAAAGTTGCTAGGATTTCAACCATCTCCATTGCTTCTGTGGCATTACCCAAATATTGAAGCTCTTTCACAGCGTTTAGCTGAAGAAGTGCAAGAAGGTTCACCAGTTCAAGATACAAGGGTGACATCCTCTAATGCCAACACTGCACCCTCTGTTTTAGATTTAAGTGCCGAGGCTGTTCTTGACCCTACCATTCATCCTGGTGCTGCATCTAACGTACTTGTGGGTGAACCCAAGAATATCTTTTTAACTGGAGGAACAGGCTTTTTAGGAGCCTTTATCATCCGGGAATTGCTTCAGAAAACTAATGCGGATATCTATTGCTTAGTACGTGCTGCTAATGCCGAAGAAGGCAAAAGCAAACTGCAAAATAATCTGCAACAATATGCAATTTGGCAGGAAGAATTTAACTCCAGAATTATTCCGATTGTCGGCGATTTATCTCAGCCCTTATTAGGTGTTGGCTCTGAACAGTTTCAAATTTTAGCTACCAATATTGATACTATTTATCATAGTGGAGCTTTGTTGAATTATGTTTTTCCTTACTCAGCACTGAAGGCAGCCAATGTTTTAGGAACGCAGGAAGTTTTGAGATTGGCTTGTCAAATTCAAGTCAAGCCTGTACATTACGTTTCTAGTGTGGCTGTTTTTGAATCTACTGCTTATGCTGGCAAGGTTGTCAAAGAACAGGATGAATTCAATCATTGGGAAGGTATTTATCTTGGTTACTCCCAAACTAAATGGGTAGCTGAAAAGTTAGTCAAAATTGCTCGTGACCGCGGACTTCCTGTAACTATCCATAGACCTCCACTGATTTCAGGTGATAGCAAAACAGGTATTTGTAACACACATGACTTTATCAATCTGATGACCAAGGGCTGTCTACAAATGGGATATTTCCCTGATGTAGATTATATGTTGGATATGTCTCCTGTGGACTATGTAAGTAAAGCGATTGTTTATCTATCACAGCAAAAAGAATCCATAGGCAAAGCTTTCAATTTACAACATCCCCAACCTGCTGCTTTGAAAATGCTAGTTGAGTGGATACGCTCATTTGGTTATTCTGTTGAGATGATTCCCTATGAGAAATGGCAATCAGAGTTAATTAATAATGTGACTTCTGTGGATAATCCTTTGTACACCTTGCGACCCTTTTTACTAGAACGTTGGTCTGATGAACAACTGACTATTCCTGATTTGTACTTACAAGCTAGAAGACCCCATATTAGCTGTCAAGATACTCTTCATGCATTGGCAGGCAGTTCTATTGCTTGCCCTCCGATTGACTCTCAATTGTTTATGACCTATACTGCTTATTTGATTCAAACTGGTTTCTTAAATATCGCTTAG